The following coding sequences lie in one Cyanobacterium sp. Dongsha4 genomic window:
- the sds gene encoding solanesyl diphosphate synthase, translating into MTTATSIFTPVEKDLSILIDNLTSLVQAQHPILGAAAEHLFTAGGKRIRPAIVLLVSRATMKGDDLTPRHRRLAEITEMIHTASLVHDDVVDEAELRRQVATVNSLFGNRIAVLAGDFLFAQSSWYLANLDNLQVVKLLSEVIRDFAEGEIQQGLSCFDTNVSLEKYLQKSYFKTASLIANSAKAAAILSDAGEGIANQVYSYGRNIGLAFQIVDDILDFTSPTEVLGKPAGSDLASGNLTAPVLFAMEEKPSLGILIEREFSEEGDLDQALALVYDSNGIEKARDLAHQHSQLALKELQYLPSCPATDSLRELTDYVLSRIK; encoded by the coding sequence ATGACAACTGCAACCTCGATATTCACCCCTGTAGAAAAAGACTTATCAATTCTGATTGATAACTTAACCAGCTTAGTCCAAGCCCAACACCCTATCTTAGGAGCGGCGGCAGAACACTTATTCACGGCTGGTGGAAAAAGAATTCGTCCCGCTATTGTGCTATTAGTATCACGAGCAACAATGAAAGGAGACGACTTAACTCCCCGTCATCGTCGTTTAGCAGAAATAACAGAAATGATTCACACTGCCAGTTTAGTTCATGATGATGTAGTAGATGAAGCAGAGTTAAGAAGACAAGTAGCAACCGTGAATAGTTTATTTGGTAATCGTATAGCGGTATTAGCTGGGGACTTTCTTTTTGCTCAGTCTTCATGGTATTTAGCTAATTTAGATAATCTACAGGTAGTAAAACTATTATCAGAGGTAATTAGGGATTTTGCAGAAGGAGAAATTCAACAAGGTTTAAGTTGTTTTGACACCAATGTTAGTTTAGAAAAATATTTACAGAAAAGTTATTTTAAAACAGCCTCTTTGATTGCTAATAGTGCAAAAGCCGCCGCTATATTAAGTGATGCAGGAGAAGGAATTGCAAATCAAGTTTACAGTTATGGACGTAATATCGGTTTAGCTTTTCAAATAGTAGATGATATTCTCGACTTTACCTCTCCTACCGAAGTATTAGGCAAACCCGCAGGTTCAGATTTAGCCAGTGGGAATTTAACCGCCCCAGTGTTGTTTGCCATGGAAGAAAAACCTTCCCTTGGTATTCTTATTGAAAGAGAATTTAGCGAAGAAGGAGATTTAGATCAGGCTTTAGCCTTAGTTTATGATAGTAACGGTATTGAAAAAGCGAGAGACTTAGCACATCAGCATAGTCAGTTAGCATTAAAAGAGTTGCAATATTTACCTTCTTGCCCTGCCACTGATTCTCTTAGAGAGTTAACAGATTACGTATTAAGTCGAATTAAGTAA
- a CDS encoding sn-glycerol-3-phosphate ABC transporter ATP-binding protein UgpC: MATVTLQNIARSYNQVKVISHITFEVPDGEFWVLVGPSGCGKSTILRSIAGLESISEGNLYFDGVLMNEIPARERDVAMVFQNYALYPHLTVADNLGFGLRMRGEKKSLIDNKIKQVAEILDIGRLLMRKPKQLSGGQQQRVALGRAIIRQPKVFLLDEPLSNLDAKLRDQTRTELKKLHSQVGITTVYVTHDQVEAMTLGDRIVVLNQGRIQQIGTPAEIYQNPVNRMVATFLGTPPMNIIPVTYHHEAFWINEQQSLRLPSSFLNQYNFHNGQGWDLGIRPEYITLVKDREDALDNFLVTTVEVIEPLGKEVLVNVKIVNSEININLQLPIHWQGKTGDKLKLQLDLEQIYLFEPTTGEIAISN; encoded by the coding sequence ATGGCAACGGTTACACTACAAAACATTGCCCGTTCATATAATCAAGTAAAAGTTATTAGCCATATAACCTTTGAAGTACCTGATGGAGAATTTTGGGTTTTAGTTGGTCCTTCGGGTTGTGGTAAGTCAACGATTTTGAGAAGTATTGCAGGATTAGAGTCTATTAGTGAGGGCAATCTCTATTTTGACGGTGTTTTAATGAATGAAATTCCTGCCAGAGAAAGAGATGTGGCGATGGTTTTTCAAAATTATGCTTTATACCCTCATTTAACTGTTGCTGATAATCTTGGTTTTGGCTTAAGGATGCGAGGGGAAAAAAAATCCCTGATAGATAATAAGATTAAACAAGTGGCAGAAATTCTCGATATTGGTCGTCTTTTAATGCGTAAACCGAAACAGCTATCGGGAGGACAACAACAAAGGGTTGCTTTAGGTAGAGCCATTATTAGACAACCAAAGGTATTTTTATTGGATGAGCCTTTATCTAATTTAGATGCAAAATTAAGGGATCAAACAAGGACGGAATTAAAAAAATTACATTCTCAAGTGGGTATTACTACGGTTTATGTTACCCATGATCAAGTTGAGGCTATGACATTGGGCGATCGCATCGTGGTTTTAAATCAGGGTAGAATACAGCAGATAGGCACACCCGCCGAAATCTATCAAAACCCAGTCAACCGCATGGTAGCCACTTTTTTAGGTACACCACCAATGAATATTATCCCTGTTACTTACCACCATGAAGCATTTTGGATTAATGAACAACAATCCCTACGATTACCTTCTTCTTTTCTCAATCAATACAATTTTCATAACGGACAAGGTTGGGATTTAGGTATTCGTCCAGAATATATTACTTTAGTAAAGGATAGAGAAGATGCTCTTGATAATTTTTTGGTGACAACGGTTGAAGTCATCGAACCATTAGGGAAAGAAGTTTTAGTTAATGTTAAGATAGTTAACTCCGAGATTAACATTAATTTACAATTACCCATTCACTGGCAGGGGAAAACAGGAGATAAACTCAAACTCCAACTAGATTTAGAGCAAATTTATCTTTTTGAACCTACTACTGGGGAAATAGCAATTAGTAATTAG
- a CDS encoding thermonuclease family protein, which translates to MAFILIKGRFHVVGYSPDGDSIRFQAYNLEHWSKLQGISPELNEENHVQIRLIGIDSLETHFRQCQQSVKWALSAAHFLLESLEIDEVKWNEEKNIIISAQDKIEGFILVKKTDQHGRPLAFVFKGEIDHPDGEEFFLPINLFFESVNYQSLLSGQSYPTYYRGIAPTLRRKMTWAVNQARKNKQGLWEFDLTNYGFNVWDLFDEEKTVIILPKLFRRLVSYLETSDNLDYFKNSVVKSEKVLILPNKRKKLFRDIIIQDEHFFKLSELPEDLVYL; encoded by the coding sequence ATGGCTTTTATATTAATAAAAGGAAGGTTTCATGTAGTTGGTTATTCCCCAGATGGTGATTCTATTCGTTTTCAAGCATATAACTTGGAACATTGGTCAAAACTACAAGGTATTTCTCCTGAGTTGAATGAAGAGAATCATGTACAGATAAGACTAATAGGAATTGACAGCTTAGAAACTCATTTTCGTCAATGTCAACAAAGCGTGAAATGGGCTTTGAGTGCGGCACATTTTCTCCTAGAATCATTAGAAATAGATGAAGTGAAATGGAATGAAGAAAAAAATATTATAATCTCTGCTCAAGACAAAATAGAGGGTTTTATCTTAGTTAAAAAAACAGATCAACATGGTCGTCCTTTAGCATTTGTTTTTAAAGGAGAAATAGATCATCCTGATGGAGAAGAATTTTTTTTACCAATTAATTTATTTTTTGAATCAGTCAATTATCAAAGTCTTTTATCAGGGCAATCTTACCCTACATATTACAGAGGAATTGCACCAACATTAAGAAGAAAGATGACTTGGGCAGTTAATCAAGCAAGAAAAAACAAACAAGGTTTGTGGGAATTTGATCTAACTAATTATGGATTTAATGTTTGGGATCTTTTTGATGAGGAAAAAACAGTAATTATTCTTCCTAAGTTATTTAGACGTTTAGTTAGTTATTTAGAAACAAGTGATAATTTAGATTATTTTAAAAATTCAGTAGTAAAATCAGAAAAAGTATTAATATTACCAAATAAAAGAAAGAAACTTTTTCGAGATATTATTATTCAGGATGAGCATTTTTTTAAGTTATCAGAATTACCTGAAGATTTAGTTTATCTATAG
- a CDS encoding YqeG family HAD IIIA-type phosphatase: MSKAKILQPDLVLGDIVIHITPDVIKRNNLKGLILDVDETLVPWNERTISPELLAWVEEIRPYVDLWLVSNNLSQNRIATIAKYLNLPFIYGAGKPSRRKLREAVKAMNLPLEQIAMVGDRLFTDVLAGNRLGVFTILVEPMISPHAPKKFSIRNFEVWISQQLGVSLHKN, translated from the coding sequence ATGTCTAAAGCCAAAATTTTACAACCAGACCTTGTATTAGGAGATATAGTCATTCATATCACCCCAGATGTGATCAAAAGAAATAATTTGAAAGGCTTAATTCTCGATGTCGATGAAACCTTAGTTCCTTGGAATGAGCGGACTATTTCCCCTGAATTATTAGCATGGGTGGAAGAAATACGCCCTTATGTGGATTTGTGGCTTGTTAGTAACAATCTTAGTCAAAATCGTATTGCAACCATCGCAAAATACCTTAATTTGCCTTTCATTTATGGTGCAGGTAAGCCTTCCCGTCGCAAACTGAGAGAAGCCGTTAAAGCCATGAATCTACCCTTAGAACAAATTGCTATGGTGGGCGATCGCCTCTTTACTGATGTATTAGCAGGTAATAGACTAGGGGTTTTTACTATTTTAGTAGAGCCAATGATTTCTCCCCATGCCCCGAAAAAATTTTCTATCCGCAATTTTGAGGTTTGGATTTCCCAACAATTAGGGGTTTCTCTTCACAAAAATTAA
- a CDS encoding ABC transporter substrate-binding protein — translation MKKTNIKLFLSLFISLNWVTVGCGLLGTNTEDSGNNTNASSSAESLKIGALLPITGDLSSIGQNMPTAVQLAVDTINACGGVNGQPVTLVKEDSQTDPVAGSAAMTKLTEVDKVAGVVGAFASSVSTAALDVAVRNNVMMISPGSTSPVFTDRAKTGDFNGYWARTAPPDTYQAQALAALAKKQGFQNVSTVVINNDYGVAFEQEFVNSFQDLGGTILNSSNPVRYDPKAVTLDSEASAAFANNPQAVAGVLYAETGSLLLQAAFKQGLTNGVTVLLTDGVYSEDFTKQVGKTADGNSIIAGALGTVPGADGKALEDFKNLWAEKTNNTPITAFVPHTWDATILLMLAAQAAGENSGEAIKSKIRDVSSGEGTEVTDPCQAMELLRSGEQINYQGASGNVDIDENGDVVGVYDVWQVQPDGSIEIIDKVSPIVQ, via the coding sequence ATGAAAAAGACCAATATTAAATTATTTTTAAGTTTATTTATTAGTCTTAACTGGGTGACAGTTGGTTGCGGTTTATTGGGAACAAACACCGAAGATTCTGGAAATAACACAAATGCTTCATCCAGTGCAGAGTCTTTAAAAATAGGGGCATTATTACCTATTACGGGAGATTTATCTTCCATCGGTCAAAATATGCCTACTGCCGTGCAATTAGCTGTGGATACTATTAATGCTTGTGGTGGGGTGAATGGTCAACCTGTAACTTTGGTGAAAGAAGACAGCCAAACTGATCCCGTTGCTGGTAGTGCGGCAATGACAAAATTAACGGAAGTTGACAAAGTTGCCGGAGTTGTGGGAGCTTTTGCTAGTAGTGTTTCTACAGCCGCTTTAGATGTGGCAGTCAGAAATAATGTCATGATGATTTCTCCCGGTAGTACTAGCCCTGTATTTACAGATAGAGCAAAAACAGGTGATTTTAACGGTTATTGGGCGAGAACTGCCCCTCCTGACACCTATCAAGCACAAGCCTTAGCGGCTTTAGCAAAAAAACAAGGATTTCAAAATGTTTCTACTGTTGTTATTAATAATGATTATGGGGTAGCATTCGAGCAGGAATTTGTTAATTCATTTCAAGACTTAGGAGGTACTATACTAAATAGTAGCAATCCTGTAAGGTATGATCCCAAGGCTGTAACCTTAGATAGTGAAGCTAGTGCCGCTTTTGCAAATAATCCTCAAGCAGTGGCAGGTGTTTTATATGCAGAAACAGGTAGTTTGTTGTTACAAGCGGCTTTTAAACAAGGTTTAACTAATGGGGTAACGGTACTACTTACAGATGGGGTGTATTCAGAAGATTTTACAAAACAAGTAGGAAAGACTGCAGATGGTAATTCTATTATTGCAGGGGCATTAGGCACAGTGCCGGGTGCAGATGGAAAGGCATTAGAAGATTTTAAAAATTTGTGGGCTGAAAAAACAAATAATACACCAATCACAGCTTTTGTTCCTCATACTTGGGATGCAACTATATTGTTGATGTTAGCGGCACAGGCGGCGGGAGAAAACTCTGGTGAGGCAATTAAGAGTAAAATTCGAGATGTGTCTAGTGGTGAGGGTACAGAGGTAACCGATCCTTGTCAGGCAATGGAGTTATTACGTAGTGGGGAACAAATCAATTATCAAGGGGCTAGTGGAAATGTTGATATTGATGAAAATGGTGACGTTGTGGGTGTTTATGATGTTTGGCAGGTGCAACCTGATGGAAGTATAGAGATTATTGATAAGGTTTCTCCGATTGTTCAATAG
- a CDS encoding ammonium transporter gives MVTIPKKRGLRRSLKENQDSIILNFISKITSRISPYWLACIPLTAIIVAVWDSAAMAQGYDGPEDLEQVKIVLDTVFLLFCSVLVIFMNAGFAMLETGFCRQKNAVNILAKNLIVFAIATIAYWAIGFGLMYGEGNGFIGLQGFFFNGDGTPYGDANYPEGVPAAISFLFQVAFAATAATIVSGAVAERVRFDAFLIFSALLVGVSYAVTGHWVWDGGWLSELGFSDFAGSTVVHSVGGWAALVGASVLGPRQGKYSSDGKVSAIPGHNMSIATLGCLILWIGWFGFNPGSELAATANVPYIAVTTNLAAAAGGITATFTSWLKDGKPDLSMIINGILAGLVGITAGCASVGYFSSIIIGAIAGVIVVYSVAMFDQILKIDDPVGATSVHLVCGIWGTLAVGIFATEGGLLTGGGIGLLINQIIGILSIGGFTVAFSFIVWYALQATVGIRVSAEEEVKGLDIGEHGMEAYSGFVKEADILSGGFSSNYSDEVGSEV, from the coding sequence ATGGTGACGATCCCTAAAAAAAGAGGTCTGAGAAGATCTTTAAAAGAAAATCAAGATAGTATTATTCTTAATTTTATTTCTAAAATAACTAGCAGAATTTCCCCTTATTGGTTAGCTTGTATCCCATTGACAGCGATAATTGTTGCTGTGTGGGACAGTGCGGCTATGGCGCAGGGTTATGATGGCCCTGAAGACTTAGAACAAGTCAAAATCGTTTTAGATACGGTATTTTTACTGTTTTGTTCTGTTTTAGTTATCTTCATGAATGCTGGTTTCGCAATGTTAGAAACTGGTTTCTGCCGTCAGAAAAACGCTGTTAATATTTTAGCGAAAAACTTAATCGTATTTGCGATCGCAACTATTGCTTATTGGGCGATTGGTTTCGGATTAATGTACGGAGAAGGAAATGGTTTTATTGGTTTACAAGGCTTCTTTTTCAATGGTGATGGTACTCCCTACGGTGATGCTAACTATCCAGAAGGAGTTCCTGCGGCTATCTCTTTCTTATTCCAAGTAGCCTTCGCCGCCACCGCCGCTACCATCGTGTCTGGTGCAGTAGCTGAAAGAGTTAGATTTGATGCGTTTTTAATCTTCAGTGCATTGTTAGTCGGTGTTTCCTACGCTGTTACAGGGCATTGGGTTTGGGATGGTGGTTGGTTAAGTGAATTAGGCTTTTCCGACTTTGCAGGTTCAACAGTGGTTCACTCTGTTGGTGGATGGGCTGCTTTAGTGGGGGCTTCTGTATTAGGACCTCGTCAAGGGAAATATTCTTCTGATGGTAAGGTTAGTGCTATCCCCGGTCACAATATGAGTATTGCTACTCTCGGATGTTTAATTCTCTGGATTGGTTGGTTTGGTTTCAACCCCGGTTCTGAATTGGCTGCTACTGCTAACGTTCCTTATATCGCTGTTACTACTAACTTAGCGGCCGCCGCAGGTGGTATCACTGCAACCTTTACTTCTTGGTTAAAAGACGGTAAACCCGATCTTTCTATGATTATTAACGGTATCTTAGCTGGTTTAGTTGGTATTACCGCAGGATGTGCTAGTGTTGGTTATTTCAGTTCTATTATCATCGGTGCGATCGCAGGTGTAATCGTAGTTTACTCCGTTGCCATGTTTGACCAAATATTAAAAATCGATGACCCAGTAGGTGCAACCTCTGTTCACTTAGTTTGCGGTATTTGGGGAACTTTAGCAGTGGGTATCTTTGCCACTGAGGGCGGATTGTTAACAGGAGGCGGAATAGGTCTTTTAATCAATCAGATTATTGGTATCTTATCCATCGGTGGTTTTACCGTCGCCTTTAGCTTCATTGTCTGGTACGCTCTCCAAGCAACTGTCGGTATTCGAGTTTCTGCAGAAGAAGAAGTCAAAGGTTTGGATATTGGCGAACACGGTATGGAGGCTTACAGTGGCTTTGTTAAAGAAGCTGATATTCTTTCTGGAGGCTTTTCCTCTAACTATAGTGATGAAGTCGGCTCAGAAGTGTAG
- a CDS encoding alpha-mannosidase, giving the protein MISKLQLLTELDIKNNWYFSNKNYVQSPIIIDQNWQKGVINEKGYLVWEKGNKVRWFAQKIIIPHSLDSSYPLEGLDLRLFLTWWAESAQIFVNGELKVEGDLFDSSCRLLVTENVKPHQEFLITIRLISPNHDIGGLMVSRCVYEAKKREIDPSFVANELAVLGQYIDNFHPNKKPFLDKAIKEFNWDLVENKPLFHQELTSLREKLLPLSNYIKERCFYPLGHAHLDMAWLWTIEETYEVAQRTFNSVLNLQQEHKYLIFGHTTAYLYKWIESHNLPLFNQIKEAIASSQWEILGGMWVEPEVNLISGESLVRQLLYGQKYFKEKFGKYNKVAWLPDTFGFPWQLPQILKQAEIEYFVTGKLHWNDTNKFPHGCFWWQSPDGSQIFTLMSPPNVTGVMDTNPITMTNYSLDWEKQTGLKDIFWLPGVGDHGGGPTRDMLEVAQRYDDSPFFPKIEFSTAEDYLNKISGISPQNYPVWNSELYLELHRGCYTTHGDQKYQNRYCEKLLYQAELFSTIATILHSQFIPNYQCDNHIQSQIEANWQKLLLNQFHDILPGTSITPVFTEANQLYQEIITSTNSMLSNSLDAIASYIKSPNFNLEYDYEVTIFNSLNWIRSEIVELEIEGEKYKIYDDEGKELLTQISHEGKLLFFAENIPSIGYKSFYLTNKIPSLIRGVRGDQNNIIYILDNDYLQVIIDEKTGNINSIFDKVNQREIIKGEGNELQLFEDKGQYWDAWNIDPDYDNHRLDNPQLVSINWLENGLLRQRIRVVKTYNQSEFIQDYILDFQSPILKIKNKVNWQEDYTLLKVSFPLNLESNCVTHEIACGNIQRTTKPQTEEEKAQWEVYGHYWADLTDNNGDYGVSLLNDCKYGYDGKPSQLRLSLLRSPKWPDPKCDRGLHEFSYGIYGHKQGWKEGKTVQKGYEFNVSLLTLLTEKRDKKGFSLNTNYEFINIEESNFVLMAFKQAEKNPSQIIIRGYEYEGKSSQLTFKNKFDLRITKRINLLENDAQNVEDTLIKPYQIFSFLITN; this is encoded by the coding sequence ATGATTAGTAAATTACAATTATTGACTGAATTAGATATAAAAAATAACTGGTATTTTAGCAATAAAAATTATGTACAATCGCCAATAATAATTGATCAAAATTGGCAAAAGGGAGTTATCAATGAGAAAGGATATTTAGTATGGGAAAAAGGTAATAAAGTTCGCTGGTTTGCACAAAAAATAATTATTCCCCATAGTTTAGATAGCAGTTACCCTCTCGAAGGTTTAGATTTAAGACTTTTTTTGACATGGTGGGCAGAATCTGCTCAAATTTTTGTTAATGGTGAGTTAAAAGTTGAGGGAGATTTATTTGATTCTTCTTGCCGTCTTTTAGTGACAGAAAATGTTAAACCTCACCAAGAATTTTTAATCACTATTCGCTTAATTAGTCCTAATCATGATATTGGTGGTTTGATGGTTTCTCGATGTGTTTATGAAGCAAAAAAAAGAGAAATTGATCCCAGTTTTGTAGCGAATGAATTAGCCGTATTAGGTCAATATATTGATAATTTTCACCCTAACAAAAAACCATTTTTAGATAAAGCAATTAAAGAATTTAACTGGGATTTAGTGGAGAATAAGCCTCTTTTTCATCAAGAATTAACTAGTCTAAGAGAGAAACTTTTACCCCTAAGTAACTATATCAAAGAAAGATGTTTTTATCCTCTAGGTCATGCCCATTTAGATATGGCTTGGCTATGGACTATTGAGGAAACTTATGAAGTTGCTCAACGCACTTTTAACTCTGTTTTAAATTTGCAACAAGAACATAAATACTTAATATTTGGTCACACTACAGCTTATCTATATAAATGGATTGAATCTCATAACTTACCACTATTTAATCAAATAAAAGAAGCGATCGCATCTTCTCAATGGGAAATATTGGGGGGTATGTGGGTTGAGCCTGAAGTTAATTTAATTAGTGGAGAATCTTTAGTTAGACAGTTATTATATGGACAAAAATATTTTAAAGAAAAGTTTGGGAAATATAATAAAGTTGCATGGCTTCCTGATACCTTTGGTTTTCCATGGCAGTTACCGCAAATTTTAAAACAAGCAGAAATAGAATACTTTGTCACGGGAAAATTACACTGGAATGATACCAATAAATTCCCTCATGGTTGCTTTTGGTGGCAGTCTCCCGATGGCAGTCAAATTTTTACCCTCATGTCTCCCCCCAATGTCACGGGAGTGATGGATACCAACCCTATCACCATGACTAACTATAGTCTTGATTGGGAAAAACAAACGGGATTAAAAGATATTTTCTGGTTGCCGGGGGTAGGAGATCATGGCGGTGGTCCTACTCGTGATATGCTAGAGGTTGCCCAACGTTATGATGATTCTCCTTTTTTCCCAAAAATTGAGTTTAGCACTGCTGAAGATTATTTGAACAAAATTAGTGGCATTTCTCCTCAAAATTATCCTGTGTGGAATAGTGAACTTTATTTAGAATTGCATCGGGGTTGTTATACCACTCACGGGGATCAAAAATATCAAAATCGCTACTGTGAAAAGTTGCTATATCAGGCAGAATTATTCTCTACTATTGCCACTATTTTACATAGTCAATTTATACCAAACTATCAATGTGATAATCATATACAAAGTCAAATAGAAGCTAATTGGCAAAAACTATTATTAAATCAATTCCATGATATTTTACCAGGCACTTCTATAACTCCTGTTTTCACAGAAGCTAATCAACTTTATCAAGAAATAATTACCTCTACTAATAGTATGTTATCTAACAGTTTAGATGCGATCGCATCTTATATTAAATCACCTAATTTTAATTTAGAGTATGATTATGAAGTCACGATTTTTAATAGCCTAAATTGGATAAGGTCAGAAATAGTTGAGTTAGAGATAGAGGGAGAAAAATATAAAATTTATGACGATGAAGGAAAAGAGTTATTAACACAAATAAGCCATGAAGGTAAGTTGTTATTCTTTGCGGAAAATATCCCTAGTATCGGCTATAAATCCTTTTATTTAACTAATAAAATTCCCTCCTTAATAAGGGGGGTTAGGGGGGATCAAAATAATATTATTTATATTTTAGACAATGATTATTTACAGGTAATTATTGATGAAAAAACAGGCAATATTAACAGTATTTTTGATAAAGTAAACCAACGAGAAATTATAAAAGGAGAGGGAAATGAGTTACAATTATTTGAAGATAAAGGGCAATACTGGGATGCTTGGAATATCGATCCAGATTATGACAATCATAGATTAGATAATCCCCAATTAGTGTCAATTAATTGGTTAGAAAATGGTTTATTAAGACAGAGAATTAGAGTTGTTAAAACTTACAATCAATCAGAGTTTATCCAAGATTATATTCTCGATTTCCAATCACCGATTTTAAAGATAAAAAACAAGGTTAATTGGCAAGAAGATTACACTCTTTTAAAAGTAAGTTTTCCTCTTAATTTAGAAAGCAATTGTGTTACTCATGAAATCGCCTGTGGTAACATTCAACGCACTACTAAACCCCAAACAGAAGAAGAAAAGGCACAATGGGAAGTCTATGGGCATTACTGGGCAGATTTGACAGATAATAATGGTGATTATGGAGTAAGTTTGCTCAATGATTGTAAATATGGTTATGATGGTAAACCTAGTCAATTACGTTTAAGTTTATTAAGAAGTCCAAAATGGCCAGATCCAAAATGCGATCGAGGTTTACATGAATTTAGCTATGGTATCTATGGACATAAACAGGGTTGGAAAGAAGGAAAAACAGTACAAAAAGGCTATGAATTTAATGTATCTTTATTAACTTTATTAACAGAAAAAAGAGATAAAAAAGGCTTTAGTTTAAATACTAATTATGAATTTATAAATATTGAGGAAAGTAACTTTGTTTTAATGGCATTTAAACAAGCCGAAAAAAACCCTTCTCAAATAATTATTCGTGGTTATGAATATGAAGGAAAGTCAAGTCAATTAACTTTTAAAAATAAATTTGATTTAAGGATAACAAAAAGAATTAATCTCTTAGAAAATGATGCACAAAATGTCGAAGATACTTTAATAAAACCCTATCAAATATTTAGCTTTTTAATTACCAATTAA
- the psbV gene encoding cytochrome c-550 (low-potential cytochrome c; with PsbO, PsbP, PsbQ, and PsbU makes up the oxygen-evolving complex of photosystem II) has translation MLKKFVLIFIVGVIFAWQSFVGSANALSLSEEIRTIPLNESGETITLSNQEASKGSRLFVSNCAQCHIQGKTKTNPNVSLSKEALANALPARDNLLGLMDYIEHPTSYDGEEDLTLLHLNTERPDLWPEIRNYSEDDVKAVAGHILIQAFSDPKWGNLSLIDN, from the coding sequence ATGTTGAAAAAATTTGTTTTAATTTTCATTGTCGGGGTTATTTTTGCATGGCAATCCTTTGTCGGTAGTGCTAACGCTTTAAGTTTAAGTGAAGAAATTCGCACTATTCCCCTTAATGAGTCTGGAGAAACCATTACTTTATCTAACCAAGAAGCATCCAAAGGTTCTCGTTTGTTTGTAAGTAATTGTGCTCAATGTCACATTCAAGGTAAAACCAAAACTAATCCTAACGTCAGTTTAAGTAAAGAGGCTTTAGCTAATGCTTTACCTGCAAGAGACAACTTATTAGGTTTAATGGACTATATCGAGCATCCCACTAGCTATGACGGAGAAGAAGATCTTACTTTATTACACCTAAATACAGAACGTCCAGACCTTTGGCCTGAAATCAGAAACTATAGTGAAGATGATGTTAAAGCCGTTGCTGGTCATATTTTAATTCAAGCATTTTCCGATCCCAAGTGGGGTAATTTATCTCTCATTGATAACTAA
- a CDS encoding pentapeptide repeat-containing protein gives MKKREYWLDLLHHVPKWNHWRELNPEETIDLSGINLNSYDLEAINFSGCNLSHVNFIGSNLRFANLSNADLSHSNLIGVNLRLANMRRSVLFKARLHRSNLSEANMVQSFICESDFSKAIFYETELGESKIYQTSFSYAKFVNTHLGKADIFMCNFDHAIMESVDLRWANVIKTPINFNQV, from the coding sequence ATGAAAAAAAGAGAATATTGGTTAGACTTATTACATCATGTACCAAAATGGAATCACTGGCGCGAATTAAATCCAGAAGAAACCATAGACTTATCTGGTATCAATTTGAATAGTTATGATTTAGAAGCAATAAACTTTAGTGGATGCAATCTAAGTCATGTCAATTTTATTGGCAGTAATTTACGATTTGCCAACCTCAGTAATGCAGATTTAAGTCATAGTAACTTAATTGGAGTTAATTTAAGACTCGCTAACATGAGACGAAGCGTATTATTTAAAGCACGTTTGCATCGTAGTAATTTAAGTGAAGCTAATATGGTGCAGAGTTTTATTTGTGAGTCAGACTTCAGCAAAGCAATTTTTTATGAGACGGAATTAGGAGAAAGTAAAATTTATCAGACTTCTTTTTCTTATGCCAAATTCGTAAATACTCATTTGGGAAAAGCAGACATTTTCATGTGTAATTTTGATCATGCTATCATGGAAAGTGTTGATCTTCGTTGGGCTAACGTGATAAAAACCCCAATCAATTTTAATCAGGTTTAA